In the genome of Streptococcus mitis, one region contains:
- a CDS encoding beta-galactosidase — protein MNKRLFDKRCHYSIRKFAIGAASVMIGASIFGISAVQAEEVASSNTQTEGTTIHQAQPLDKLPDDVAAAIAKADENGGREFVKPKVETTENNESKDTESAKPVNEGNHELVSPKVETPNKVGEENEVEEKQKVEEINPKTVEDAPKSTAAVETDVKEDAKKTSEKDQVKPTADLKPSSEKTQALSKDLSEADVEKEKQLLSERKQDFNKDWYFKLNAQGDFSKKDVDVHDWSKLNLPHDWSIYFDFDHKSPARNEGGQLNGGTAWYRKTFTLNEADKNKDVRINFDGVYMDSKVYVNGKFVGHYPSGYNHFSYDITEFLNKDGSENSITVQVTNKQPSSRWYSGSGIYRDVTLSYRDKVHVAENGNHITTPKLAEQKNSNVETQVQSKIKNTDKKAANVFVEQQIFTKEGKPVSELVRSATKSLAENETAHFNQNILVNQPTLWTMKSYHPQLYVLKTKVYKEGQLVDVTEDTFGYRYFNWTAKDGFSLNGERMKFHGVSIHHDNGALGAEENYKATYRKLKLLKDMGVNSIRTTHNPASPQLLDAAASLGLLVQEEAFDTWYGGKKTYDYGRFFDQDATHPEAKKGEKWSDFDLRTMVERDKNNPSIVMWSLGNEVEEANGSPRSIETAKRLKAVIKAIDTERYVTMGENKFSRAATGDFLKVAEIMDAVGMNYGERNYEAVRRAHPDWLIYGSETSSATRTRDSYYNPAQILGHDNRPNRHYEQSDYGNDRVGWGRTATESWTFDRDHAGYAGQFIWTGIDYIGEPTPWHNQDNTPVKSSYFGIIDTAGLPKNDFYLYRSEWYSAKEKPTVRILPHWNWTDETLKERKMLVDGKVPVRTFSNAANVELFLNGQSLGKKEFTKKRTEDGRPYHEGAKPSELYLEWLVKYQPGTLTAIARDENGNEIARDSVTTAGEPARVRLTKEEHVITADGKDLSYIHYEIVDGEGNVVPTANNLVHFNLHGQGQIVGVDNGEQASRERYKAQADGTWQRKAFNGKGVVIVKSTEKEGKFTLYADSAGLTSDSATVATVSGKKENRHFIAYAPVKATTDVSTTPELPQTVTAIYSDGSVEEKAVTWKVPSDLLTSAGEKKVFGNVEGLEAKAEALIKVVALDKWLPKVATVPVGTTAADLDKTVTAVLSDGSLIDTDVVSWTLKDPTALTKEGGRTEATGKLADDDREVTATFIASDKETESTVTGLTVGDKTLENFEPGKTYYRVSLPYTAKIPSVGARTTGYQVTVQQASADNGYQASVFLSDQKGDLVQTYLIQFVKEAPALTRLEVSVEGKEKATEDQVLPYHVIGHYEDGSQTEFAASDVHLEAKSADGGHLEVNGQNLLLYTKGRVTLTPHIDNQTEKTQSVATELVIKENKVEKKIVKLHPVSISTDINQQPNLPSQVGAEFDKGLPRKVAVTWDKVDAKDLSYYHSFTLKGHVEGTDIEAQATVTVEGLQVAEEISLTLPKGETVQLPASVRAYHSNGTTIYKDVVWDKVPANFSQTEGVYEINGHLAGSNLTTKAHVRVSSQVVAGNNISKQWTGSQLPAAIVSNTGGDDSANSLNDLTVSRTSTDTKNRWTTWRTDTDNDWASILFGNSGDLTKRFVDNLSVDFYTDGAIGLPKEYVIEYYVGQEVPDLPNDVNNAQRDSNHPFNNAANWKEVEHLKAPGQLSAGKTNHFTFDKVETYAVRMRMKKADGTAGVGLTELTVLGNKVMSSTSSEISIQVDGKKLEHFNPSKTDYYIPQSSKEITATASNNGLVTVVPATSEKGATSLILKAEDGTVLKEYRIFRDDEKESTQPVAAENSAKTLNVGDQLQLPAEVTVYYPSQAGWVKSNLAVQWDAVPEHATEHEGSFEVTGHVIGTNLSTKMQVTVVSKGNQALSENPSNNETDSKAFASTTNDTQAASHDRIFYINDGKYNEDGRWTNWSRTPKNQETSVGLLFKKDGKIASQSIGKVAIQFFKDSGTDAPEKMVLERYIGPAFTEPSTISRYEENADHPFNKAENWQEIPYKASGEIVAGKPIEFNFDPIQTTAIRARMTRKATTNGLAVVEFTAYSAGKGAEVETPSATISIDGKALENFDPNVTDYTLTAMSSQPKVTATTSGHGVVTVVNPGNTNLPTLVRLVSKDGNLVKEYRLRFKTTFQTTPTEGVKNLVAETPSLEIEKTPLPFKEVIRENPELAQGQRRVVSEGQNGEKVDYIQVSGATRTLVHTEQRKAQDRIIEVGVKPSISNSKGEEHAPVNEVPEFKGGANFVEAAVNEVPEFKGSANFVEAAVNEVPEFKGGANFVEGAVNDISEYKGKQSTVGNQVAPVDEKPDFKDEVNTGTPQDSKLPGDKAIPETVGNHEAPVREKAEHPVQNLANNQTTERKASAVKEDQNSLPETGERESDTAIFLAGVSLALSAALLTAKRKED, from the coding sequence ATGAACAAAAGACTTTTCGACAAACGTTGTCATTATAGCATTCGTAAATTTGCTATAGGTGCGGCATCTGTAATGATTGGGGCTAGTATATTTGGTATTTCAGCTGTACAAGCTGAGGAGGTGGCTTCATCCAATACTCAAACAGAAGGAACAACGATTCATCAAGCCCAACCTTTAGATAAGCTTCCTGATGATGTGGCAGCTGCTATCGCAAAGGCTGATGAGAATGGTGGACGTGAGTTCGTAAAACCAAAAGTTGAGACAACAGAAAACAATGAAAGTAAGGATACAGAGTCTGCTAAACCTGTTAATGAAGGTAACCATGAATTGGTTAGTCCTAAAGTTGAAACTCCAAATAAGGTAGGAGAAGAAAACGAAGTTGAAGAGAAGCAAAAAGTTGAAGAGATAAATCCAAAGACTGTGGAAGATGCTCCGAAGTCTACAGCAGCAGTTGAAACAGATGTAAAAGAGGATGCTAAAAAAACTTCAGAAAAGGATCAGGTAAAACCGACTGCAGATCTCAAACCTTCGTCTGAAAAAACGCAAGCGCTTTCTAAAGACTTAAGTGAAGCGGATGTTGAAAAAGAGAAGCAGCTATTATCGGAGCGAAAACAAGATTTTAATAAAGATTGGTATTTTAAACTAAATGCCCAAGGAGATTTTTCAAAAAAAGATGTGGATGTTCATGATTGGTCTAAATTGAATCTTCCACACGATTGGAGTATTTATTTTGACTTCGATCACAAGTCTCCTGCTCGTAATGAAGGTGGACAGTTAAATGGTGGAACAGCTTGGTATCGTAAGACTTTTACATTGAATGAAGCAGACAAGAACAAGGATGTTCGTATCAATTTTGATGGTGTTTACATGGATTCTAAGGTTTATGTAAATGGTAAATTTGTAGGCCATTATCCAAGTGGTTATAATCATTTTTCTTATGATATTACAGAATTTTTGAACAAGGATGGCAGTGAAAATTCCATTACCGTTCAAGTGACTAATAAGCAACCAAGTAGTCGTTGGTATTCTGGAAGTGGGATTTATCGTGATGTAACCCTTAGTTATCGTGATAAAGTCCATGTTGCGGAAAATGGGAACCACATTACAACACCAAAATTAGCTGAACAAAAAAATAGCAATGTTGAAACACAAGTTCAAAGTAAGATTAAAAATACAGATAAAAAGGCTGCGAATGTCTTTGTGGAGCAACAAATTTTCACCAAGGAAGGTAAGCCTGTTTCAGAATTAGTTCGTTCTGCAACTAAGAGTTTGGCAGAAAATGAAACAGCACATTTTAATCAGAATATCTTGGTCAATCAGCCAACTCTTTGGACAATGAAAAGTTACCATCCTCAACTTTATGTTCTTAAAACAAAAGTCTATAAAGAAGGCCAGTTAGTTGATGTAACAGAAGATACATTCGGTTACCGTTATTTCAACTGGACAGCTAAGGATGGTTTCTCTCTGAATGGTGAACGCATGAAATTCCACGGAGTAAGTATTCACCATGATAACGGAGCTTTGGGTGCAGAAGAAAATTATAAGGCTACTTATCGTAAATTAAAACTTCTGAAAGATATGGGAGTGAACTCCATTCGTACAACCCACAACCCAGCGAGCCCTCAATTGCTAGATGCTGCGGCGAGTCTAGGACTTTTGGTTCAGGAGGAGGCTTTTGATACCTGGTATGGTGGCAAGAAGACTTACGACTATGGACGCTTCTTTGATCAAGATGCAACTCATCCAGAGGCTAAGAAGGGAGAGAAATGGTCTGATTTTGATCTTAGAACAATGGTAGAGCGTGATAAGAACAATCCGTCTATTGTGATGTGGTCTCTTGGAAATGAGGTAGAGGAAGCAAATGGTAGTCCTCGTTCTATCGAAACTGCTAAACGTTTGAAGGCTGTCATTAAAGCGATTGATACCGAGCGTTATGTTACTATGGGTGAGAATAAATTTAGTCGTGCAGCGACAGGTGATTTCTTAAAAGTTGCAGAAATCATGGATGCTGTGGGTATGAACTATGGAGAGCGTAATTATGAAGCTGTTCGTAGAGCTCATCCAGACTGGCTCATCTATGGTTCTGAAACTTCTTCAGCTACTAGAACGCGTGATTCTTATTACAATCCTGCTCAAATCCTTGGACACGATAACCGTCCAAATCGTCATTATGAACAATCTGACTATGGTAATGACCGTGTTGGATGGGGAAGAACAGCTACTGAGTCATGGACTTTTGACCGTGATCATGCTGGCTATGCTGGTCAATTTATCTGGACAGGAATTGACTATATCGGTGAACCAACTCCATGGCATAACCAAGATAATACACCTGTAAAAAGTTCTTACTTTGGTATCATCGATACGGCTGGTTTACCGAAGAATGATTTTTACCTTTACCGTAGTGAGTGGTATAGTGCTAAAGAAAAGCCAACTGTTCGCATTTTACCACATTGGAACTGGACTGATGAGACCCTTAAGGAGCGTAAGATGCTGGTTGATGGAAAGGTTCCAGTTCGTACCTTCTCAAATGCAGCAAATGTCGAATTATTCTTAAACGGTCAGTCGCTTGGTAAAAAGGAATTTACTAAGAAGAGAACAGAGGATGGGCGTCCATATCATGAGGGAGCTAAACCAAGTGAATTGTATCTTGAGTGGCTTGTAAAATACCAACCAGGTACACTGACTGCGATTGCTCGAGATGAAAATGGCAACGAAATTGCGCGTGATAGTGTGACAACTGCTGGGGAGCCAGCAAGAGTTCGTCTGACTAAAGAAGAGCATGTTATCACAGCAGATGGTAAAGATTTATCTTACATCCATTACGAAATTGTTGATGGCGAAGGGAATGTTGTTCCGACAGCGAATAATCTTGTTCATTTCAATCTTCATGGTCAGGGACAGATTGTTGGTGTGGATAATGGAGAACAAGCTAGCCGTGAGCGTTACAAAGCTCAAGCAGATGGAACATGGCAAAGAAAAGCCTTCAATGGTAAAGGGGTTGTCATTGTAAAATCAACAGAAAAAGAAGGTAAATTTACTCTTTATGCAGATTCTGCTGGTTTAACATCTGATAGTGCAACAGTTGCAACCGTGTCTGGTAAGAAAGAAAACCGTCACTTTATAGCCTATGCTCCTGTGAAGGCCACAACTGATGTGAGTACCACTCCGGAATTACCACAAACAGTAACAGCGATTTATAGCGACGGCAGTGTTGAGGAAAAAGCTGTGACTTGGAAAGTGCCATCTGACTTGCTTACAAGTGCAGGTGAGAAAAAAGTATTTGGTAATGTCGAAGGTCTCGAAGCTAAGGCTGAAGCCCTTATCAAGGTAGTTGCACTTGATAAGTGGTTGCCTAAGGTAGCAACAGTTCCAGTTGGTACAACGGCAGCTGATTTGGATAAAACGGTTACGGCTGTTTTGTCAGATGGTAGCTTAATTGATACCGATGTCGTTTCTTGGACTTTGAAAGATCCTACCGCCTTGACTAAAGAAGGTGGACGAACTGAAGCAACTGGTAAATTGGCAGATGACGATCGTGAAGTAACTGCAACCTTTATCGCAAGCGACAAGGAAACAGAAAGTACTGTTACAGGTCTCACGGTTGGAGATAAGACTCTTGAAAACTTTGAGCCTGGAAAGACTTATTACCGAGTATCCCTTCCTTACACCGCTAAAATCCCAAGTGTTGGAGCTCGAACTACTGGTTATCAAGTGACTGTTCAGCAAGCTTCTGCTGATAATGGTTATCAGGCTTCTGTCTTTTTGAGTGACCAAAAGGGTGACTTGGTTCAAACTTATTTGATTCAATTCGTGAAGGAAGCACCTGCTTTGACTCGTTTGGAAGTAAGCGTTGAAGGAAAAGAGAAAGCAACAGAAGATCAAGTTCTCCCTTATCATGTGATTGGGCATTATGAGGATGGTTCACAGACAGAATTTGCAGCGTCAGATGTCCACTTGGAAGCCAAGTCAGCTGATGGTGGTCATCTTGAAGTAAATGGACAGAACTTGTTGCTCTATACTAAGGGTCGTGTTACTTTAACTCCTCATATTGACAATCAAACAGAAAAAACGCAATCTGTCGCAACTGAATTGGTGATTAAAGAAAATAAAGTAGAGAAGAAAATTGTCAAACTTCATCCTGTTTCTATCTCTACAGATATCAATCAGCAACCGAATTTGCCTAGTCAAGTTGGAGCAGAATTTGATAAAGGCTTGCCTCGTAAGGTAGCTGTAACTTGGGACAAGGTAGATGCAAAAGATTTGAGCTACTATCATAGCTTTACCCTTAAAGGACATGTAGAAGGTACAGATATTGAGGCTCAAGCAACGGTGACGGTAGAAGGCTTACAAGTTGCAGAGGAAATCAGCCTTACTCTTCCTAAGGGTGAGACAGTTCAATTGCCAGCTAGTGTACGTGCTTACCATTCTAATGGAACCACTATCTACAAAGATGTGGTTTGGGATAAGGTTCCAGCTAACTTTAGTCAAACTGAAGGGGTGTATGAAATCAATGGTCATTTAGCTGGTAGCAATCTGACCACCAAGGCTCATGTCCGTGTTTCTAGTCAAGTGGTTGCTGGAAATAATATCTCTAAACAATGGACAGGTTCCCAATTGCCAGCTGCCATTGTATCCAATACAGGAGGAGATGACTCAGCTAATTCCTTGAACGACCTGACTGTGTCAAGAACGTCGACAGATACTAAAAATAGATGGACTACTTGGAGAACAGATACTGATAATGACTGGGCTTCTATCTTGTTTGGTAATTCAGGAGACTTGACAAAACGCTTTGTTGATAATCTTTCAGTTGATTTCTATACTGATGGAGCGATTGGTCTTCCAAAAGAATATGTTATTGAATACTATGTCGGTCAAGAAGTCCCAGATCTTCCAAATGATGTCAATAATGCCCAACGTGATAGCAATCATCCATTCAATAATGCAGCTAACTGGAAAGAGGTGGAACACCTCAAAGCTCCAGGACAATTATCTGCAGGTAAAACCAACCACTTTACATTTGATAAGGTAGAAACCTATGCTGTTCGTATGCGCATGAAGAAAGCAGATGGAACTGCTGGTGTTGGTTTGACAGAGCTAACTGTCCTTGGAAATAAGGTAATGAGCTCTACAAGCTCAGAAATTTCTATCCAAGTAGATGGCAAGAAGCTTGAACATTTCAATCCATCTAAGACAGACTATTATATTCCTCAATCTAGCAAGGAAATCACTGCAACAGCTAGCAATAATGGTCTGGTAACAGTTGTGCCTGCAACAAGTGAAAAAGGTGCGACAAGTCTTATCTTAAAAGCTGAGGATGGAACTGTTCTGAAAGAATATCGCATCTTCCGTGATGATGAAAAAGAGTCAACACAACCAGTAGCTGCAGAAAATAGTGCTAAGACTTTGAATGTAGGTGATCAACTTCAATTGCCTGCTGAAGTGACAGTTTACTATCCTTCACAAGCTGGTTGGGTTAAATCTAACCTTGCTGTCCAATGGGATGCGGTCCCTGAACATGCAACGGAACATGAGGGAAGTTTTGAGGTAACTGGTCATGTCATTGGTACAAATCTAAGTACCAAAATGCAGGTAACAGTTGTTTCTAAAGGTAACCAAGCTCTGTCAGAAAATCCAAGCAACAATGAAACGGATTCTAAAGCCTTTGCTTCGACAACGAACGATACACAAGCAGCTTCACATGATAGAATTTTCTATATCAATGATGGAAAATACAATGAAGATGGACGTTGGACAAACTGGTCTCGTACTCCGAAAAATCAAGAAACTTCTGTTGGCCTACTCTTTAAGAAGGATGGAAAAATTGCCTCTCAATCCATTGGAAAAGTAGCTATTCAGTTCTTTAAAGATAGTGGAACAGATGCTCCAGAGAAAATGGTTCTAGAAAGATATATTGGTCCTGCCTTTACAGAACCAAGTACGATTTCTCGTTACGAGGAAAATGCCGACCATCCATTTAACAAGGCAGAAAACTGGCAAGAAATTCCTTACAAGGCATCTGGAGAAATCGTAGCTGGTAAACCAATAGAGTTTAACTTTGATCCGATTCAAACGACAGCTATTCGTGCCCGTATGACTCGTAAGGCTACTACTAATGGTTTGGCAGTTGTAGAATTTACAGCCTACTCTGCAGGCAAGGGAGCAGAAGTGGAGACACCATCAGCGACTATTTCGATCGATGGAAAAGCACTGGAAAACTTTGATCCAAATGTGACAGATTATACACTAACAGCAATGAGTTCCCAACCAAAAGTCACTGCGACAACTAGTGGACATGGAGTAGTTACAGTTGTGAATCCTGGAAATACCAATCTTCCAACACTCGTACGTCTTGTTTCTAAAGATGGAAATCTTGTGAAAGAGTATCGTTTACGCTTTAAGACAACCTTCCAAACAACTCCGACAGAAGGAGTTAAGAACTTAGTAGCAGAAACTCCAAGCTTAGAAATTGAAAAGACTCCGCTACCATTTAAAGAAGTTATTCGTGAAAATCCTGAACTTGCTCAAGGTCAACGTCGTGTAGTTTCTGAAGGACAAAATGGAGAAAAAGTTGACTATATTCAAGTATCAGGAGCTACTAGAACTCTGGTTCATACTGAACAAAGAAAGGCTCAAGATCGCATTATTGAGGTAGGAGTAAAACCATCTATTTCAAATAGTAAAGGTGAGGAACATGCGCCAGTCAACGAAGTTCCAGAATTCAAAGGCGGTGCTAACTTTGTAGAAGCAGCAGTCAACGAAGTTCCAGAATTTAAAGGCAGTGCTAACTTTGTAGAAGCAGCAGTCAACGAAGTCCCTGAATTCAAGGGAGGTGCTAACTTTGTTGAAGGAGCAGTTAACGACATTTCAGAATACAAAGGGAAACAATCGACTGTTGGTAATCAGGTAGCACCAGTCGATGAGAAACCTGACTTTAAAGACGAGGTAAACACAGGAACTCCTCAAGATAGCAAACTTCCAGGGGATAAAGCTATTCCAGAAACAGTAGGAAATCATGAAGCACCAGTTCGTGAGAAAGCAGAGCATCCAGTACAGAACTTAGCTAATAACCAGACTACAGAAAGAAAGGCTTCAGCAGTCAAAGAAGATCAAAATAGCTTACCAGAAACTGGTGAGAGAGAATCTGATACAGCTATCTTCTTAGCAGGTGTTAGCTTGGCCTTGTCAGCAGCACTATTGACTGCAAAACGTAAAGAAGATTAG